gggtcagtagactgcttcaatctttcactcacttgtacttaagcctggtttatacttctgcgtcaagtgactggcgtaacccacggtgcatgcaacgcgcgcatctgtgcatttatacttctgtgcgctgtctctgttggtctgcattaacacttccgaaacgctagttggcagtgaggtgtaaatgctcctctgtgtcgagtttcttcgctgctgttttgcttttcctgaacacttcctggatgtacaagtggctcaaactcgctcattttgaggcaggaaccggcggacgtgcaacaacttaaactatgaggtaaacacaaaacaaaactttgcatccagagctccttcacgggactccacacttgtaaacaatcgctctatcaggctcgcaccattcacgcggctctcggccccgcccagactcgtcagcgctaccaagccgacaaatcacagagcttgtgctacacgtcgttgtgacatgtagttacaatttttgagaggtgcacgtcagcaacgccgccggccacggcgaagggctatgcgtcagcgccgtagcatacgctggtgtttgacgcagaagtataaatcagcctttagtcattttagtgaacacctcagatactgttggctggtttctgttgcttgtgcgtctttttttactgacgccattataacgacacagatcactgcctattcacgagtcccgcagaaaaagtgattgacaggtggtaattatgtgtgtggtAATTAACAcagtatcttgcctttattcatttactgtatgatttgtttatgggtaaaacaaagaccatgcaggtcaggtagtttaaacggtaggctacaaataattaattcgttattaattaattaattattcataatcgaaaatcgaaccGTGACATTAGagtcgaaaatgtaatcgaatcgaagatttggaggatcgtgacacccttaatacctgtcaacattggcatAGGAAAATAAGGGATGTGTTAGGGGAATGCTTGCACAGCACTAATAACATGAGAGCATGCTTTTGGCCAAGAAGTGAAAACAGCTAACCTATATTCaggtatacagatatttgttaaactaatttcaatGGCTTTTCCAAAACTCCAAAAACACTATGGTCAATACTCCATGACTTATCCAGGTTTTCcatgcctgtatgaaccctgtgaTTCCTAAACCAGCGTGTTTTTGCATTACAAACTCTGTTTCTTTGCAAACTAGAACCCCCCGCTGATTCCTGGATGCGAACGCAGCAGAAATTGCAACCTAGAAGCCAATGTTGCACTGAGGGAACAAAAGAAGTGTGCGACCGGGACCCAGTTACACACAGGCGTCAGCTTACAGCCGCAGCGCACAAAGATCCAGTGTTTGAGTGGGTCGAATATGAGTGTGTATCTCTGCCAGCACTAAAACACCCGCTCTTATGGAGGATAAGGAGACTAGCAGAGTCACGGCAGCGAATGACAAGAAGAGAACGAAAGATTGGCGGTAAAAAAAACAGGATCCCAACTAACTACTTTCGccaagcaataataataatgagtccAATGCCATGCTGTAGTGTGAACTCTACAAATACgcatttaaaatgtcaaacaAGACATAAAAAGGCACAAAAGTGGACGTCTGGTGTTTAGCAGAATGATGAAAACAGTCTGTCGGCAATGCTCTGCCTTAAGAGTACTGATGCATCCATACCGTTATTCTCTGAGACCTCTGGAGGAGATTGGGTTGCTGAAGATTCCGGGAGGGGTAGAGATTCTGCTTCAGTGGCAGGTACAGACAGTGGCTCTGGGGTGGACACAGGCTCTGGTTCAGTTACTGGGGCGGGCACAGGTGCTGGTTCAGGGCTTGGCACAGAGACTGGTTCAGGGATGGGCACATCTTGGACTCGTTCAGGCACTGGTTCCTGGACAGACTCTTTCACTGCTTCTGATGCTGGAACGGACTCCTTTACTGGTTTAGGCACAGGTTCTGGGATAGACTCCTTCACTGGTTCAGGCACAAGATCTGGTACTGGGACGGACTCCTTTACTGGTTTAGGCACAGGTTCAGATGCTGGGACAGGCTCTTTTACAGGTGCTAGTACAGGGACAGACTCCTTCACAGTTTCTGGTGCTGGGACAGACTCCTTTACAGGTTCTGGTGCTGGGACAGGCTCCTTTACAAGTTTTGGTGCTGGGACAGGCTCCTTTGCAGGTTCTGATGCTTGGACTGGCTCCTCTACAGGTTCTGGTGCAGGGACAGACTCCTTTACGGGTTCTGGTGCTTGGACAGGCGCCTTTACAGGTTCTGTTACATGGACAAACTCTTCCACAGATTTTGGTGCTGGGACAGGTGCCTTTACAGGTTCTGGTGCAGAAATAGTCTCTTGCACAATTTCTGGGGCTGGGACCGGCTTCTTGGTGGGTTCTGGCTCTGTGACGGGTTCTGGCACAGACTTTAGCTCTTCTACAGGTGCAGATTCTACAACTGCTTCCGGTAAAGGCTCAGGCTTGGGCTCTGGCTCTGGAGTTGCCTAGAAATCAGAGAAAAGGGTGAAGAATAAGTGTCGGTTTAGCTCATTTATTTGCACCCAGTTTAAACTAAGTAAAATCTTTTATGTATTAAGGTGTATATGTTATTCCATAGGCCGATTAACACCACACTGAAAGACATAACCAGATACTACAACTTGTTTGTCAGATCAGGAGTGCAACCTGTCTGTCTCTTGGTGTCTGTCAGAGTTCATATTTGCCGACTGAAGCTGCTGAATTACCATACATTTGGTAAAGTGGCTTCtgtttaaacacaaacacatactggGATTGACATCGAGATGGGGGACCTAGCAGTACTTCCAGGATCAGTTGTTGAACATGCCTTATGTGAACAACAGGCATGTGTCATAAGAGATGGCACAGTCTTAGTGATGGCATGTTGTTGCAATGGGGGGGgggtattaaaatatattaaaaatatatataatcatgATGAAAAAAATACCTGCAAACTGGAATGATGCAAAGACCAAAAACTTTTGAGGTCACCCTGATACTGTACTGACCTGAACTGAACAGTGCCGCTCAGTGCAAACAAGGCATAAACGCAAGTTAAAAAGATCTCCTTCACACTCTGTATATAATACTACACAACTTCACAGTTTACAACTTGGGGAAATTCAAGCATTCATATCGGCACTGAACAGCAGATTCAGCAGAGCTTCATGCCCCATGTGGGTAGTATAGAGTGCGTCTGTGTGACAGCTGCCATTTGCAGTACGTCATCCTTAACAAGCACCTGTCCCTGACAAGGGGACAAAGATTGTACTTCTTCTGACTAACCCTCGTCCAAACCCACTGGCATTAATCGCCATGGCTCAACCACTTTCATACACTCCCAGAAGCCTGCGAATAACAGGTGCACAAGCCTTTCAAACTACAAGTGACTTCTTGATAACTCATGGTGATTATGAGGTCTTGAGGGAGGTGATGTCATAGAATTTAGATGTCGCCTAGGTAGAAACATCACAGCTCACACTATTGTTTATAAAACCTCCAAATCAATGCTAATAGTGTCGATTTCTGTAAACTGACCTCAATTATATTGAAGCACCAGCAAAGTAAGACTGGATTGTATTGGAGTCTGTTGGGATTAAGGTTATCCAGACAGGTTACGTTTAGGATTAACGGTAGATTTGCGCCATTATTAGATTAGGTGATGCAGAATGTCAACAACAAGCTGATCAAGAAGACTGAGAACAAGCATGATGGGTAATATTGATagggaaaaaaagcatttttacgATATCTGAAAAATAAAAGCTGTCAAGTCCTTGAGGTTTGGATGAGATATATGTTCTAAATTGTGCTATGCTGCTGCTAGCAAGTTCTGAATCAATACGATAGTGTTACTATTCTTTAAAAACTcggttaattaacagtttctgaacttttatttatggttataaattgcattataggaccttgattTCTGCTTTGTCGATttgtgacgttttttttttttattgattttttgcctttattagataaaTTACAGAATCACCACCAtgcattaataattatatttgttgtgttaccatagcaactttagaatcaccacaacagaccaatgactatagttgttgtgttaccatagcaactatagaatcactatGACAGAAACAtgactatagttgtcgtgttaccatagcaactatagaatcaccacaacagatcaattactatagttgttgtgttaccatagcaactttagaatcaccccaacagattaattactatagttgtgttaccatagcaactataaaatcaccacaacagattaatgacTATAgatgtcgtgttaccatagcaactgtataatcaCCATAATAGaaaaattactatagttgttgtattaccatagcaactgtataatcaccacaacagatcaatgactatagttgttgtgttaccatagcaactatagaatcattaCACCACCCCAACGagtacagttgttgtgttaccatagcaactatagaatcaccacaacagatcaatgactATAGTTgccgtgttaccatagcaactgtataatcaccataaaagaaaaattactatagttgttgtgctaccatagcaactataaaatcaccacaacagattaatgacTATAgatgtcgtgttaccatagcaactgtataatcaCCATAATAGaaaaattactatagttgttgtattaccatagcaactgtataagcaccacaacagatcaataactatagttgttgtgttaccatagcaactatagaatcattaCACCACCCAAACGagtacagttgttgtgttaccatagcaactatagaatcaccactacAGATCAATGACTATAGTTGCCGTGTTACCAAAGCAACTGTATAATcaccataaaataaaaattactatagttgttgtgctaccatagcaactacataatcaccacaaaagatcaatgattgtagttgttgtgttaccatagcaactattaaATCATAACAACAGCCAAACGACTACAGTTTTTGTGTtaacatagcaactatagaatcaccatacAGATCAATGTCTATAGTTGTggttaccatagtaactatagaATATCCACAACAAATTAATTGGATTAAAATAACCTATCATTGCTGAAGTCTTCTAATTACTCTTtactgttgctatgcagttgctaggctgTAATGAATGATTACAAGAGCAACGCTATGTAGTCTCTGATATTATGGTCATGTTGATCCTTTAAGACTTCAATGAGAGTTTGTTTTTGTGGATTTTATTGTTTGACTATTTGAAAATAGCGCATGGCTAAGCATGACAGGGCAGCTGCTTCCAAAATAGCAGCTTTACTCCCCCTCTGAAACCAAACTTTATCACTTCAAGAGTCTTGGCATCCACCGAGCACCAGCAGATGGTGCATTCCATCTCAcacagccacaaaaatgcatttatgaTGTGTGAGAGAGACTGAAAATAAACCCTCCAATCCCACTGACACACTGCTGGAGCAGAGATACAGTCTGCTACTGAATTCCAGAGCAGAGAAATCATCAAATGAACAGAGCGTAGACATATcgaataaaaaaagaacaataagtAAACTTCAGCAAATGCTACTTGCATCATAAGCACTTGTTTTACCAAATTAATGAGAGGTTTTTCTGCAAATGAACGTTTTTGAATAAGCACTATGCCAAGGCATGCATAACTGCAGtgcagtaataacaataataaaaacatctgccacataacttatttattaaataatgaatattcaTTGCACAGTTGACTGTTTGAGGTTGACAAGCAACACAAAGGAACTTGGCACATTTAAAGGAACATTCCAGATTCAGGTTTAGCTCTGTGTCAGCCTTGaaggtatatacatatatataaatatatatataaatatatatataaatatatatatatatatatatatatatatatatatatatatatatatatatatatatatatatatatatatatatatatatatatatatatttatatatatatatatttatatatatatatatatatatatatttatatatatgtatatatatatacatatatataaatatatatatatatatatatatatatatatatatatatatatatatatatatatatatatatatatacacacacacacacatacatacataaaatgtttaaatatacaaatttgtATTAATCTTCTGTAAGGTGTGAAGGTGCGAAGGTAAAGGTATGCGAGGCGGTAacactttttatatttatgcagacTATAGCCCCTTCCACacaaacctttccggaaaattgccggcaattacCATATCAACTATTGAATCAACATgatagattaattactatagctgttgtgttaccatagcaactataaaatcaacacgatagattaattactatagctgttgtgtaaCCATAGCCACTATAGAATCAACACAATAGATTAACTAGTATaactgttgtgttaccatagcaacaatagaataGACACgatagattaattactatagctgttgtgtaaccatagcaactatagaatcaacacgatagattaattactatagctgttgtgttaccatagcaacaatagaataGACACgatagattaattactatagctgttgtgtaaccatagcaactatagaatcaac
This portion of the Danio rerio strain Tuebingen ecotype United States chromosome 3, GRCz12tu, whole genome shotgun sequence genome encodes:
- the si:ch73-366l1.5 gene encoding FILIA-N KH-like domain-containing protein (The RefSeq protein has 8 substitutions, 3 non-frameshifting indels and aligns at 95% coverage compared to this genomic sequence), which encodes MIIDVPVILSALFFTVIAIIIASTLLAKKPAPKKEPKEKRDERLTELQQPAEEQHVPATALRREDPCHAELISPVQAEEPVSAVAPVIEDVGVLEDQPESIAVQHTPVQATPEPEPKPEPVPEAVVESAPVEELKSVPEPVTEPEPTKKPVPAPEIVQETISAPEPVKAPVPAPKSVEESVHVTEPVKAPVQAPEPVKESVPAPEPVEEPVQAPEPVKEPVPAPELVKEPVPAPEPVKESVPAPETVKESVPVLAPVKEPVPAPETVKESVPVLAPVKEPVPASEPVPKPVKESVPVPDLVPEPVKESIPEPVPEPVKESVPASEAVKESVQEPVPERVQDVPIPEPVSVPSPEPAPVPAPVTEPEPVSTPEPLSVPATEAESVPESSAPEVFENNDVASAVASDEAELADTKKSTKFEKRLTKEEMEEEQRDAE